Proteins from one Pongo abelii isolate AG06213 chromosome 19, NHGRI_mPonAbe1-v2.0_pri, whole genome shotgun sequence genomic window:
- the SMIM5 gene encoding small integral membrane protein 5: MAATDFVQEMRAVGERLLLKLQRLPQAEPVEIVAFSVIVLFTATVLLLLLIACSCCCTHCCCPERRGRKVQVQPTPP, from the exons ATGGCCGCCACCGACTTCGTGCAGGAGATGCGCGCCGTGGGCGAGAGGCTGCTGCTCAAGCTGCAGAGACTGCCCCAGGCTGAGCCCGTGGAGATCGTGGCCTTCTCAGTCATCGTCCTTTTCACAG CCACTGTTCTGCTGTTGCTGCTGATagcctgcagctgctgctgcacTCACTGCTGCTGCCCTGAGCGGAGAGGCAGGAAGGTCCAGGTGCAGCCAACACCACCATGA
- the SMIM6 gene encoding small integral membrane protein 6: MDQLVFKETIWNDAFWQNPWDQGGLAVIILFITAVLLLILFAIVFGLLTSTENTQYEAGEE, from the coding sequence ATGGACCAACTGGTATTCAAAGAGACAATCTGGAATGATGCCTTCTGGCAGAACCCCTGGGACCAGGGGGGCCTGGCAGTGATTATCTTATTCATCACTGCTGTCCTGCTTCTCATCTTATTTGCCATCGTGTTTGGTTTACTCACTTCCACAGAAAACACTCAGTATGAAGCGGGTGAAGAGTGA